A single genomic interval of Gallus gallus isolate bGalGal1 chromosome 10, bGalGal1.mat.broiler.GRCg7b, whole genome shotgun sequence harbors:
- the SIN3A gene encoding paired amphipathic helix protein Sin3a isoform X2, which yields MKRRLDEQESPVYTSQQRRITSSTDAFQHQHRVLAPAPPVYEAVSETMQSATGIQYSVTPSYQVSAVPQSSGSHGPALAAVHSGHHHAAPVQPHGSQVVQSHAHPAPPAVPVQGQQQFQRLKVEDALSYLDQVKLQFGSQPQVYNDFLDIMKEFKSQSIDTPGVISRVSQLFKGHPDLIMGFNTFLPPGYKIEVQTNDMVNVTTPGQVHQIPTHGLQPQPQPQPQHQSQPSAQSTPTPAQPAPQPPPAKISKPSQLQAHTPASQQTPPIPPYASPRSPPVQPHTPVTISLGTTPSLQNNQPVEFNHAINYVNKIKNRFQGQPDIYKAFLEILHTYQKEQRNAKEAGGNYTPALTEQEVYAQVARLFKNQEDLLSEFGQFLPDANSSVLLSKTTAEKVESVRNDHGGTVKKPQLNNKQQRPNQNGCQIRRHSGAGTTPPVKKKPKLLGLKDQSLAEASKHGVGTESLFFEKVRKALRSTEAYENFLRCLVIFNQEVISRAELVQLVSPFLGKFPELFTWFKNFLGYKESVHMETYPKERATEGIAMEIDYASCKRLGSSYRALPKSYQQPKCTGRTPLCKEVLNDTWVSFPSWSEDSTFVSSKKTQYEEHIYRCEDERFELDVVLETNLATIRVLEAIQKKLSRLSAEEQAKFRLDNTLGGTSEVIHRKALQRIYADKAADIIDGLRKNPSVAVPIVLKRLKMKEEEWREAQRGFNKVWREQNEKYYLKSLDHQGINFKQNDTKVLRSKSLLNEIESIYDERQEQASEDNAGVPTGPHLSLAYEDKQILEDAASLIIHHVKRQTGIQKEDKYKIKQIMYHFIPDLLFAQRGELSDVEEEEEEEMDVDEATGAAKKHNGVGGSPPKTKLMFNNTTAQKLRGMDEVYNLFYVNSNWYIFMRLHQILCLRLLRICTQAERQIEEETREREWEREVLGIKRDKSDSPAIQLRLKEPMDIDVEDYYPAFLDMVRNLLDGNMDSSQYEDSLREMFTIHAYIAFTMDKLIQSIVRQLQHIVSDEICVQVTDLYLSENNNGATGGLLASQSSRNLLEATYQRKAEQLMSEENCFKLMFIQSRGQVQLTIELLDTEEENSDDPVEAERWSDYVERYVNSDSTSPELREHLAQKPVFLPRNLRRIRKCQRGREQQEKEGKEGNSKKSMENVESLDKLECKFKLNSYKMVYVIKSEDYMYRRTALLRAQQSHERVSKRLHQRFQAWVDKWTKEHVTREMAAETSKWLMGEGLEGLVPCTTTCDTETLHFVSINKYRVKYGTIFKTP from the exons ATGAAGCGGCGATTGGATGAGCAGGAGTCACCCGTGTACACGTCGCAGCAGAGACGTATCACCAGCAGCACCGACGCTTTCCAGCACCAGCACCGTGTGCTCGCCCCGGCACCGCCGGTGTATGAGGCAGTCTCAGAGACCATGCAGTCTGCCACGGGGATCCAATACTCGGTAACTCCCAGCTACCAG GTGTCAGCCGTGCCGCAGAGCTCAGGCAGCCACGGGCCAGCCCTGGCAGCAGTGCACAGCGGCCACCACCACgctgccccagtgcagccacATGGCAGCCAGGTGGTGCAGAGCCACGCTCACCCGGCCCCCCCGGCTGTGCCCgtgcagggccagcagcagttccagaGGCTCAAG GTGGAGGATGCGTTGTCATACCTTGACCAGGTGAAGCTGCAGTTTGGCAGTCAGCCACAGGTCTACAATGACTTCTTGGATATTATGAAGGAATTCAAATCTCAGAG CATTGACACTCCAGGAGTGATCAGCCGTGTATCGCAGCTCTTCAAGGGCCACCCAGACTTGATTATGGGTTTCAACACCTTCTTGCCTCCTGGCTACAAGATCGAGGTGCAGACAAATGACATGGTGAACGTGACGACCCCGGGGCAGGTTCACCAGATCCCCACTCATGgcctgcagccccagccacagccccagccccaacATCAGTCGCAGCCTTCAGCGCAATCGACCCCaacaccagcacagccagcGCCGCAGCCACCACCCGCCAAAATCAGCAAG CCATCACAGCTGCAGGCGCACACTCCTGCCAGCCAGCAGACTCCCCCAATTCCTCCGTATGCGTCCCCACGCTCGCCACCAGTGCAGCCTCACACACCCGTGACAATCTCTCTGGGAACCACACCATCCCTGCAGAACAATCAGCCCGTCGAGTTTAATCACGCCATCAACTATGTCAACAAGATCAAGAACCGCTTCCAGGGACAGCCAGACATCTACAAAGCCTTCCTGGAGATCCTCCATACGTATCAG AAAGAGCAACGCAATGCCAAGGAGGCAGGGGGCAACTACACACCAGCACTGACGGAGCAGGAGGTGTACGCGCAGGTGGCTCGCCTCTTCAAGaaccaggaggatctgctctcAGAGTTTGGGCAGTTTCTGCCAGATGCCAACAGCTCAGTG CTGTTAAGCAAGACGACTGCAGAGAAAGTGGAGTCGGTGAGGAATGATCATGGTGGCACAGTGAAGAAGCCACAGCTCAACAACAAGCAGCAAAGACCCAACCAGAATGGCTGTCAGATCCGGCGGCACTCAGGCGCAGGGACAACCCCTCCAGTGAAG aagaaacCAAAGCTGCTTGGTTTAAAAGACCAGTCATTGGCAGAAGCCAGCAAGCATGGTGTGGGGACAGAATCTCTGTTCTTTGAGAAG GTCCGCAAAGCTCTGCGAAGCACAGAAGCATATGAAAACTTCCTTCGCTGCCTGGTTATTTTCAACCAGGAGGTGATCTCCCGTGCAGAGCTGGTGCAGCTAGTTTCCCCATTCCTGGG gaAATTCCCCGAACTGTTCACTTGGTTTAAAAACTTTCTGGGGTATAAGGAGTCTGTTCACATGGAGACATATCCCAAGGAACGGGCAACTGAAGGGATTGCCATGGAGATAGATTATGCCTCCTGTAAAAGACTGGGCTCCAGCTACCGCGCCTTGCCCAAGAGCTACCAGCAGCCCAAGTGCACAGGGCGGACGCCGCTGTGTAAAGAG GTTTTGAATGACACCTGggtctccttcccttcctggTCTGAAGACTCCACTTTTGTGAGCTCCAAAAAGACACAATACGAAGAACACATCTACAGGTGTGAGGATGAGCGTTTTGAG CTGGACGTTGTCTTGGAGACCAACCTGGCAACGATCCGCGTCCTTGAGGCCATCCAGAAGAAACTCTCACGCTTGTCTGCTGAGGAGCAGGCCAAGTTCCGGCTGGACAACACCCTGGGAGGCACCTCGGAGGTGATCCACCGCAAGGCCCTGCAGAGGATATATGCAGACAAAGCAGCCGACATCATTGACGGGCTCCGGAAGAACCCATCTGTTGCTGTTCCCATTGTCCTGAAAAG GTTAAAGATGAAAGAGGAAGAGTGGAGAGAAGCTCAGAGAGGATTCAATAAAGTCTGGCGAGAGCAGAATGAGAAGTATTACCTGAAGTCCTTGGACCACCAGGGCATCAACTTCAAGCAGAACGATACCAAGGTCCTGAGGTCAAAGAGTCTCCTCAATGAGATTGAAAGCATCTATGATGAG AGGCAAGAGCAGGCTTCAGAAGACAATGCTGGGGTTCCCACAGGCCCACACCTCTCGTTAGCCTATGAAGACAAGCAGATCTTGGAGGACGCTGCTTCCCTCATCATCCACCACGTGAAGCGGCAGACGGGAATCCAGAAGGAGGACAAGTACAAAATCAAGCAGATCATGTACCACTTCATTCCAGACCTGCTGTTTGCTCAACGAGGTGAACTCTCAGAcgtggaagaggaggaagaagaggaaatggatGTGGACGAAGCTACCGGAGCTGCAAAAAAGCACAATGGTGTGGGGGGCAGTCCTCCCAAAACCAAGCTGATGTTCAACAACACGACGGCCCAGAAGCTGAGGGGCATGGATGAGGTCTACAACCTCTTCTACGTGAACAGCAACTGGTACATCTTCATGAGGCTGCATCAGATCCTGTGCTTGCGGCTGCTGCGGATCTGCACCCAGGCCGAGCGGCAGATCGAAGAGGAGACAAGGGAGAGGGAGTGGGAGAGGGAAGTGCTGGGCATCAAGCGAGACAAGAGCGACAGCCCCGCCATCCAGCTGAGGCTGAAGGAGCCAA TGGACATCGATGTGGAGGATTACTACCCGGCATTCCTGGACATGGTGCGTAACCTCCTGGATGGGAACATGGACTCGTCGCAGTACGAGGACTCCCTGCGTGAGATGTTCACCATTCACGCCTATATTGCCTTCACCATGGACAAGCTGATCCAGAGCATCGTGCGGCAG CTCCAGCACATAGTGAGCGATGAGATCTGCGTGCAGGTCACAGACCTCTACCTGTCGGAGAACAACAACGGGGCCACGGGAGGCCTCCTGGCTTCACAGTCCTCTCGGAACCTTCTGGAGGCCACCTACCAGCGCAAAGCTGAGCAGCTCATGTCGGAGGAGAACTGCTTCAAG CTGATGTTCATTCAGAGCAGAGGCCAAGTTCAGTTAACCATTGAACTGCTGGACACAGAGGAGGAGAACTCTGATGACCCTGTAGAAGCAGAG CGCTGGTCAGACTACGTGGAGCGGTACGTCAACTCTGACTCTACCTCCCCTGAGCTCCGGGAGCACCTGGCCCAGAAACCGGTCTTCCTGCCCAG GAATCTGAGGCGGATCCGTAAGTGTCAGCGTGGTcgggagcagcaggagaaggaagggaaggagggaaacaGTAAGAAGTCCATGGAGAACGTGGAGAGCTTGGACAAGCTG
- the PTPN9 gene encoding tyrosine-protein phosphatase non-receptor type 9 produces the protein MAAELSAEEEQATKQFLEEINKWTGQYNVSPLSWNVAVKFLMARKFDVLRAIELFHSYRETRLKEGIVKLKPHEEPLRSELLSGKFTILSVRDPSGASIALFTAKLHHPSRSVQHVVLQALFYLLDRAVESFETQRNGLVFIYDMAGSQYTNFELDLSKKILNLLKGAFPARLKKVFIVGAPMWFRVPYSIISLLLKEKLRERVQMVKMSELKEHLPRECLPETLGGCLKLDPLSWNCRFLPQQNGHPDPLDELILVPLVTPRDNGSLHVPGPKALTPQELLEHISRKQKRGIYEEYEDIRRRSPAGTFVCSLAPYNQEKNRYGDVPCLDQTRVKLAKPYSRPELTDYINASFMDGYKQRNAYIGTQGPLENTYGDFWRMVWEQNVLVIVMTTRLEEGGRRKCGQYWPLEKDFQMRFGALTITNLGVENLSHYKKTILEIHSAEGRERRLLSHFQYLSWPDYGVPSSAATLIDFLGAVKQQQRVAVSALGPRFKGHPGGPPIVVHCSAGIGRTGTLCALDICLSQLQDVGTLDIQQTVQRMRTQRAFSIQTPEQYYFCYSAVLEHAQRRGLLPAGQKGSAGH, from the exons ATGGCCGCGGAGCTGAGCGCCGAGGAGGAGCAG GCCACCAAGCAGTTCCTGGAAGAGATCAACAAGTGGACAGGCCAGTACAATGTGTCCCCGCTCTCCTGGAACGTGGCCGTCAAGTTCCTCATGGCCCGCAAGTTCGACGTCCTGCGAGCCATTGAGCTCTTCCACTCCTACCGG GAGACGCGGCTCAAGGAGGGCATCGTGAAGCTGAAGCCACACGAGGAGCCGCTGCGCTCGGAGTTGCTCAGCGGCAAGTTCACCATCCTG AGCGTTCGGGACCCCTCGGGGGCCTCCATTGCCCTGTTCACAGCCAAGCTGCACCACCCCAGTCGCAGCGTGCAGCACGTGGTGCTCCAGGCGCTCTTCTACCTGCTGGACAGGGCCGTGGAGAG TTTCGAGACGCAGAGGAATGGGCTGGTGTTCATCTACGACATGGCGGGCTCGCAGTACACCAACTTCGAGCTGGACCTCAGCAAGAAGATCCTCAACCTGCTGAAG GGCGCTTTCCCGGCAAGGCTGAAGAAGGTGTTCATCGTGGGAGCGCCCATGTGGTTCCGCGTGCCCTACTCCATCATCAGcctgctgctgaaggagaagCTGCGTGAGAGG GTGCAGATGGTGAAGATGTCGGAGCTGAAGGAGCACCTGCCCCGCGAGTGCCTGCCCGAGACCCTCGGCGGCTGCCTCAAGCTGGACCCGCTCAGCTGGAACTGCCGTTTCCTACCGCAGCAGAACGGGCACCCTGACCCCCTGGATGAGCTTATCCTGGTGCCATTGGTGACCCCCCGCGACAACGGCTCGCTCCATGTGCCCGGCCCCAAGGCCCTCACcccacaggagctgctggagcacatcaGCCGCAAGCAGAAGCGTGGCATCTATGAGGAGTATGAGGACATCCGGCGCCGGAGCCCAGCCGGGACCTTCGTCTGCTCCTT GGCGCCCTACAACCAGGAGAAGAACCGTTATGGGGACGTGCCCTGCCTGGACCAGACCCGCGTGAAGCTGGCCAAGCCCTACAGCCGCCCAGAG CTGACTGACTACATCAACGCCAGCTTCATGGATGGCTACAAGCAGAGGAACGCGTACATCGGGACACAGG GGCCCCTGGAGAACACCTATGGTGACTTCTGGCGCATGGTGTGGGAGCAGAACGTCCTGGTGATCGTGATGACGACTCG GCTGGAGGAGGGGGGCAGGAGGAAGTGCGGCCAGTACTGGCCCCTGGAGAAGGATTTCCAGATGCGTTTCGGGGCGCTGACCATCACCAACCTGGGCGTGGAGAACCTCAGCCATTACAAGAAAACCATCCTAGAGATCCACAGTGCCGAG GGCAGGGAACGGCGGTTGCTCTCGCACTTCCAGTACCTGAGCTGGCCGGATTACGGCGTGCCCTCGTCGGCAGCCACGCTCATTGACTTCCTGGGGGCcgtgaagcagcagcagcgtgtGGCTGTCAGCGCGTTGGGACCGCGCTTCAAGGGGCACCCGGGGGGCCCTCCGATCGTGGTGCACTGCAGCGCCGGCATCGGCAGGACGG GTACCCTGTGCGCTCTGGACATCTGCCTGTCGCAGCTGCAGGACGTGGGCACGCTGGACATCCAGCAGACGGTGCAGCGCATGAGGACGCAGCGCGCCTTCAGCATCCAGACCCCGGAGCAGTATTACTTCTGCTACAGCGCAGTGCTGGAGCACGCCCAGCGCCGCGGCCTGCTGCCTGCCGGCCAGAAGGGCTCGGCCGGGCACTga
- the SNUPN gene encoding snurportin-1 — MEELCAALAGGVALAAPNSPAAPHPRLSAYKGRGDRLGQAERRRRLLCLQRERRLDYVNHARRLAEGDWAGVESDEDGGEDGDGEEEMEVDAGRRLPKRYANQLMLSEWLVDVPVDLEQEWIVVVCPVGKRALVVASRGSTAAYTKSGFCVNRFPSLLPGGNRHNTMNEKVYCILDCIYNEAEQTYYILDVMCWRGHPVYDCQTDFRFFWLSSKIQEEEGLGEKSRINPYKFVGLQNFPCTSESLCEVLTTNFPFEVDGLLFYHKQTHYTPGSTPLVGWLRPYMVPDILGLTVPATPLTAKPDYAGRQLQQIIESKRSKKLAAGKAQPSAEAAARNGHYELEHLSTPQPANSAQGQEEAGSQMEN; from the exons ATGGAGGAGCTGTGCGCGGCGCTGGCGGGCGGCGTGGCCTTGGCGGCTCCCAACAGCCCCGCGGCGCCGCACCCGCGCCTCAGCGCGTACAAAGGCCGCGGGGATCGGCTGGGACAGgccgagcggcggcggcggctcctgTGTCTGCAGAGAGA GAGGCGGCTGGACTACGTGAACCATGCCCGCAGGCTGGCGGAGGGGGACTGGGCCGGCGTGGAGAGCGACGAGGACGGGGGGGAGGATGGCGACggggaggaggagatggaggtggaCGCCGGCAGGAGGCTGCCCAAGCGCTACGCCAACCAG CTGATGCTGTCTGAGTGGCTGGTCGATGTCCCCGTGGATCTGGAGCAGGAATGGATCGTGGTGGTGTGTCCTGTTGGGAAGAGGGCGCTGGTGGTGGCCTCCAGG GGTTCCACAGCAGCTTACACCAAGAGTGGCTTCTGTGTCAACAGgttcccatccctgctgccagggGGAAACCGGCACAATACAATGAATGAGAAAG tGTACTGTATCTTGGACTGCATCTACAATGAAGCAGAGCAGACGTACTACATCCTCGATGTGATGTGCTGGAGGGGACACCCTGTTTATGACTGCCAG ACTGACTTCAGATTCTTCTGGCTCTCCTCAAAGATCCAAGAGGAGGAAGGGCTGGGAGAGAAAAGCAGGATTAATCCG TACAAGTTCGTGGGCCTGCAGAACTTCCCCTGCACCTCGGAGAGCCTGTGTGAGGTGCTGACAACGAACTTCCCCTTCGAG gtCGACGGACTTCTCTTCTACCACAAGCAGACCCACTACACCCCTGGCAGCACCCCGCTGGTGGGCTGGCTGAGGCCATACATGGTGCCTGACATCCTGGGGCTCACTGTGCCCGCCACGCCGCTCACTGCCAAACCAGACTATGCTGGGCGCCAGCTCCAGCAGATCATCGAGAGCAAGAGGAGTAAAAAGCTGGCAGCAGGCAAGGCTCAGCCGAGCGCCGAGGCAGCTGCTAGGAATGGACATTACGAGCTGGAACACTTGTCCACCCCTCAGCCAGCTAATTCTGCACAGGGccaggaggaagcagggagTCAGATGGAGAATTAG
- the SIN3A gene encoding paired amphipathic helix protein Sin3a isoform X1 yields MKRRLDEQESPVYTSQQRRITSSTDAFQHQHRVLAPAPPVYEAVSETMQSATGIQYSVSAVPQSSGSHGPALAAVHSGHHHAAPVQPHGSQVVQSHAHPAPPAVPVQGQQQFQRLKVEDALSYLDQVKLQFGSQPQVYNDFLDIMKEFKSQSIDTPGVISRVSQLFKGHPDLIMGFNTFLPPGYKIEVQTNDMVNVTTPGQVHQIPTHGLQPQPQPQPQHQSQPSAQSTPTPAQPAPQPPPAKISKPSQLQAHTPASQQTPPIPPYASPRSPPVQPHTPVTISLGTTPSLQNNQPVEFNHAINYVNKIKNRFQGQPDIYKAFLEILHTYQKEQRNAKEAGGNYTPALTEQEVYAQVARLFKNQEDLLSEFGQFLPDANSSVLLSKTTAEKVESVRNDHGGTVKKPQLNNKQQRPNQNGCQIRRHSGAGTTPPVKKKPKLLGLKDQSLAEASKHGVGTESLFFEKVRKALRSTEAYENFLRCLVIFNQEVISRAELVQLVSPFLGKFPELFTWFKNFLGYKESVHMETYPKERATEGIAMEIDYASCKRLGSSYRALPKSYQQPKCTGRTPLCKEVLNDTWVSFPSWSEDSTFVSSKKTQYEEHIYRCEDERFELDVVLETNLATIRVLEAIQKKLSRLSAEEQAKFRLDNTLGGTSEVIHRKALQRIYADKAADIIDGLRKNPSVAVPIVLKRLKMKEEEWREAQRGFNKVWREQNEKYYLKSLDHQGINFKQNDTKVLRSKSLLNEIESIYDERQEQASEDNAGVPTGPHLSLAYEDKQILEDAASLIIHHVKRQTGIQKEDKYKIKQIMYHFIPDLLFAQRGELSDVEEEEEEEMDVDEATGAAKKHNGVGGSPPKTKLMFNNTTAQKLRGMDEVYNLFYVNSNWYIFMRLHQILCLRLLRICTQAERQIEEETREREWEREVLGIKRDKSDSPAIQLRLKEPMDIDVEDYYPAFLDMVRNLLDGNMDSSQYEDSLREMFTIHAYIAFTMDKLIQSIVRQLQHIVSDEICVQVTDLYLSENNNGATGGLLASQSSRNLLEATYQRKAEQLMSEENCFKLMFIQSRGQVQLTIELLDTEEENSDDPVEAERWSDYVERYVNSDSTSPELREHLAQKPVFLPRNLRRIRKCQRGREQQEKEGKEGNSKKSMENVESLDKLECKFKLNSYKMVYVIKSEDYMYRRTALLRAQQSHERVSKRLHQRFQAWVDKWTKEHVTREMAAETSKWLMGEGLEGLVPCTTTCDTETLHFVSINKYRVKYGTIFKTP; encoded by the exons ATGAAGCGGCGATTGGATGAGCAGGAGTCACCCGTGTACACGTCGCAGCAGAGACGTATCACCAGCAGCACCGACGCTTTCCAGCACCAGCACCGTGTGCTCGCCCCGGCACCGCCGGTGTATGAGGCAGTCTCAGAGACCATGCAGTCTGCCACGGGGATCCAATACTCG GTGTCAGCCGTGCCGCAGAGCTCAGGCAGCCACGGGCCAGCCCTGGCAGCAGTGCACAGCGGCCACCACCACgctgccccagtgcagccacATGGCAGCCAGGTGGTGCAGAGCCACGCTCACCCGGCCCCCCCGGCTGTGCCCgtgcagggccagcagcagttccagaGGCTCAAG GTGGAGGATGCGTTGTCATACCTTGACCAGGTGAAGCTGCAGTTTGGCAGTCAGCCACAGGTCTACAATGACTTCTTGGATATTATGAAGGAATTCAAATCTCAGAG CATTGACACTCCAGGAGTGATCAGCCGTGTATCGCAGCTCTTCAAGGGCCACCCAGACTTGATTATGGGTTTCAACACCTTCTTGCCTCCTGGCTACAAGATCGAGGTGCAGACAAATGACATGGTGAACGTGACGACCCCGGGGCAGGTTCACCAGATCCCCACTCATGgcctgcagccccagccacagccccagccccaacATCAGTCGCAGCCTTCAGCGCAATCGACCCCaacaccagcacagccagcGCCGCAGCCACCACCCGCCAAAATCAGCAAG CCATCACAGCTGCAGGCGCACACTCCTGCCAGCCAGCAGACTCCCCCAATTCCTCCGTATGCGTCCCCACGCTCGCCACCAGTGCAGCCTCACACACCCGTGACAATCTCTCTGGGAACCACACCATCCCTGCAGAACAATCAGCCCGTCGAGTTTAATCACGCCATCAACTATGTCAACAAGATCAAGAACCGCTTCCAGGGACAGCCAGACATCTACAAAGCCTTCCTGGAGATCCTCCATACGTATCAG AAAGAGCAACGCAATGCCAAGGAGGCAGGGGGCAACTACACACCAGCACTGACGGAGCAGGAGGTGTACGCGCAGGTGGCTCGCCTCTTCAAGaaccaggaggatctgctctcAGAGTTTGGGCAGTTTCTGCCAGATGCCAACAGCTCAGTG CTGTTAAGCAAGACGACTGCAGAGAAAGTGGAGTCGGTGAGGAATGATCATGGTGGCACAGTGAAGAAGCCACAGCTCAACAACAAGCAGCAAAGACCCAACCAGAATGGCTGTCAGATCCGGCGGCACTCAGGCGCAGGGACAACCCCTCCAGTGAAG aagaaacCAAAGCTGCTTGGTTTAAAAGACCAGTCATTGGCAGAAGCCAGCAAGCATGGTGTGGGGACAGAATCTCTGTTCTTTGAGAAG GTCCGCAAAGCTCTGCGAAGCACAGAAGCATATGAAAACTTCCTTCGCTGCCTGGTTATTTTCAACCAGGAGGTGATCTCCCGTGCAGAGCTGGTGCAGCTAGTTTCCCCATTCCTGGG gaAATTCCCCGAACTGTTCACTTGGTTTAAAAACTTTCTGGGGTATAAGGAGTCTGTTCACATGGAGACATATCCCAAGGAACGGGCAACTGAAGGGATTGCCATGGAGATAGATTATGCCTCCTGTAAAAGACTGGGCTCCAGCTACCGCGCCTTGCCCAAGAGCTACCAGCAGCCCAAGTGCACAGGGCGGACGCCGCTGTGTAAAGAG GTTTTGAATGACACCTGggtctccttcccttcctggTCTGAAGACTCCACTTTTGTGAGCTCCAAAAAGACACAATACGAAGAACACATCTACAGGTGTGAGGATGAGCGTTTTGAG CTGGACGTTGTCTTGGAGACCAACCTGGCAACGATCCGCGTCCTTGAGGCCATCCAGAAGAAACTCTCACGCTTGTCTGCTGAGGAGCAGGCCAAGTTCCGGCTGGACAACACCCTGGGAGGCACCTCGGAGGTGATCCACCGCAAGGCCCTGCAGAGGATATATGCAGACAAAGCAGCCGACATCATTGACGGGCTCCGGAAGAACCCATCTGTTGCTGTTCCCATTGTCCTGAAAAG GTTAAAGATGAAAGAGGAAGAGTGGAGAGAAGCTCAGAGAGGATTCAATAAAGTCTGGCGAGAGCAGAATGAGAAGTATTACCTGAAGTCCTTGGACCACCAGGGCATCAACTTCAAGCAGAACGATACCAAGGTCCTGAGGTCAAAGAGTCTCCTCAATGAGATTGAAAGCATCTATGATGAG AGGCAAGAGCAGGCTTCAGAAGACAATGCTGGGGTTCCCACAGGCCCACACCTCTCGTTAGCCTATGAAGACAAGCAGATCTTGGAGGACGCTGCTTCCCTCATCATCCACCACGTGAAGCGGCAGACGGGAATCCAGAAGGAGGACAAGTACAAAATCAAGCAGATCATGTACCACTTCATTCCAGACCTGCTGTTTGCTCAACGAGGTGAACTCTCAGAcgtggaagaggaggaagaagaggaaatggatGTGGACGAAGCTACCGGAGCTGCAAAAAAGCACAATGGTGTGGGGGGCAGTCCTCCCAAAACCAAGCTGATGTTCAACAACACGACGGCCCAGAAGCTGAGGGGCATGGATGAGGTCTACAACCTCTTCTACGTGAACAGCAACTGGTACATCTTCATGAGGCTGCATCAGATCCTGTGCTTGCGGCTGCTGCGGATCTGCACCCAGGCCGAGCGGCAGATCGAAGAGGAGACAAGGGAGAGGGAGTGGGAGAGGGAAGTGCTGGGCATCAAGCGAGACAAGAGCGACAGCCCCGCCATCCAGCTGAGGCTGAAGGAGCCAA TGGACATCGATGTGGAGGATTACTACCCGGCATTCCTGGACATGGTGCGTAACCTCCTGGATGGGAACATGGACTCGTCGCAGTACGAGGACTCCCTGCGTGAGATGTTCACCATTCACGCCTATATTGCCTTCACCATGGACAAGCTGATCCAGAGCATCGTGCGGCAG CTCCAGCACATAGTGAGCGATGAGATCTGCGTGCAGGTCACAGACCTCTACCTGTCGGAGAACAACAACGGGGCCACGGGAGGCCTCCTGGCTTCACAGTCCTCTCGGAACCTTCTGGAGGCCACCTACCAGCGCAAAGCTGAGCAGCTCATGTCGGAGGAGAACTGCTTCAAG CTGATGTTCATTCAGAGCAGAGGCCAAGTTCAGTTAACCATTGAACTGCTGGACACAGAGGAGGAGAACTCTGATGACCCTGTAGAAGCAGAG CGCTGGTCAGACTACGTGGAGCGGTACGTCAACTCTGACTCTACCTCCCCTGAGCTCCGGGAGCACCTGGCCCAGAAACCGGTCTTCCTGCCCAG GAATCTGAGGCGGATCCGTAAGTGTCAGCGTGGTcgggagcagcaggagaaggaagggaaggagggaaacaGTAAGAAGTCCATGGAGAACGTGGAGAGCTTGGACAAGCTG